The sequence AGCATCAAAGCCTACAACTACTAAAATGACTAAGTCTAAACTCTACACGAAAAAACTACTAAATCCAGCTAACCGTTAACCATTCCCCATGAATAATTCCTCCCGAAAACCCCGAAAAGACTGATCATAGCTCGGGAAGATAGGCGGCacaaaatttttgtttagtCAGAAGCGATTCAGGTTATGTGACTAATCTTATTAGCAGCAAGTGCCTGAACCAGCGGGGACACCCGGGACGATAAGGCGATTAGTGTCATAATAATGTCATATTCTAGGTGAGGACAGAAGTGTAAACTAGATCTAGAACGTGGTTTAGAaatggagatttttttttgtggtggtttatcaaaacttttcaatatGTGGAAGGTGCAGGAAGCACGTTGGATTTACTGAGTGAAATTGAACTGTGTTCGTTCAGTAGATAACCTTTAGCTTTACATAACTGAAGTAACTTTGAAACAAtatgttaaaacaaaaatgcATTTCCAAGAATGTAGTCCGATCATTTGCTGCCATTAGGTATTGAAAACGACATTTTTTTCTCAAGTTTTTAGTATGAATTGCTTACAGTCAGGGTGGAACTAAAAAAAGTCTATGGAACAGAACTTCTGCTTTTACATCTTCTTAGTAACATTATACCCGACTGAGAGAATGTGTTGCGAGCGAACAGAAATTTACTGGTGCGAATTAATATCAGCAGCGAGACAATCTGTTggataaaaagttaaataatggttttattGTTAACCTCTTACGAGTGTTTGTTGGACCGAGCCTTTGTTCACAAGTTTGATTTGAAACACAAATTGTTTGGTAAATGCTATTGTATCTcaataattataacaacaaaGCTTTCTTCGAAGTATTTAGTAGATGTACTTGTAACACCATCTTCACCCTGTTTTGATTTTGTAAGCAACAATATCATTTTCATTCGAATCAAAAGTCAGCTCGTGTTTTGAGACACAGACACGATTCtcttaaacattataattttcatcttCAAATTAGAAAGAGTTTGAGTCTTAAGAATACTTTACTTTTTAACATCTAAGCTATCAGTCACGCAACCCGCAGATACGTTACGTAACTACTCAAAAAAGGGAACCTGTACAACCTCTCTTAAAAAATCAATTGGGTCCAACAAAATTACCTGGGGTACCAAATCAAAAAGCTCTTAAGAAGTTATCTTCATAAATAATGCTGGGCGTACCGTAAGTCGGGTTTAATGAAGGGAATTGTCGCAAGGAATGGACGGAGGCAGTACATCTGTGTGTTAAGCGCGGCCTCCTTTTTATTTTCCGTCGGGAAATCTTTCTGTCGACGCGGAGCTCACTCGTTTGGGTGACTATTCATAGTCGGGTTTTGTGAGTTACGATGTTTATGATTAGTTTAGTAAGTAGATATGTTAGTTTTGTATATTTGGTAATTGTTTGTGGAGAAATGTTTGAGCATTTCTAAGTGTTCTTAAATAAGTGGTAGCGTTATGTAATGTTTAATTctgtttaatgttattttatgaacAATGGGATTTTTATCAACATTAAACTTGTCTCGCATAAAcccaaaaataagtaaattataatacGTTTCGTGGGACAGTATCCTGTTTTGGACTAGTATAATTGTTAATGGCTCTCTAGCACTGGTATCTTTTCATACTTTTGGCATCAAAAACCCTCAGGCCTAAATAAATCCTGTAAATGTTTCGGAATAAAAGCTCACATGACTACACATACAGCTCCCCACTTTGTTGCTTCGTGATTTGTGTGCCAATTGCGTAAAAGTGACTCCCTACTTAGGAGACAGGCGGGGACGGGAGACACACACATACTTTATAATGTCAGCCCCGATACGTCGCCGGAAGATATTAAACGCCcgttattgtatttattttaccgTCTATAAGATCAACGAGGCAGAAAATTGAGAATTTACTTTCTTGTGTAAAAGTTACCGAAATTAGAAAACGAGTTACACAATATTTTCTAAGCAACCATCCAATGATAAATTTCCTTCTACCTACATATTGATATATTAATAGATTCTTCTGTTCCTAAAAGCATAACTAACCTAATTTCGAAATCAGagttaattacataaaatggtTCGCAGCCAAAATTAATTCTGAAATTACCGCAATCTTCGCTAAAAGGCTTTATAGTTGCCAGCACAAAGCTTAGCTGTCGAAAAATTTGCACAAACCGAGCGTTCGTTAGGAAGAGAGCCTGATGAGACGCAATCAGCATTCCACTAGTGGATTAGTGCCTGTCAGCCAATGTCTAGGGACCTCTCATAATTAACacacaaatatataaaacctAAACCACCAAAATTGAAGACACTTTAGATTGAAAACCACGACAAAAATGTTGTTTGATCCAACAGTAATCTGCTGTGGCTTGTTAATTAATATACCCTTAAGATACTTCAGCAGTTTCATCATAAGTTTCTCGACCAAAACTATCACGAATACATCTTAGTCATCAGACCATTAAATCTGCGCACATACTCATTATCGATTTCAGTGAACATCCAAAAATAACCTTCAGCCACCAAGCTGATTTGAACTTTATAGCTTTAGTAATAAAGTGTTTTCTTCAGCAGCAAATCTTCGGCGTGCGGGTGCCCCAAATTGCCAAGATTTCAGACGTGCTGAGTGGACAGGGAGCCTCCTTTGAGGCGGCGGTCGCCAAACATCTATATTCCCCGATATCCGTGTACCAGGCCAGGGTAAGTTGCACTATGCACAATAAATTCATCCAAATATTCAGCTGAATTTTGGCCGAAAGCTCGTCTTGACGAAATGTAAATGGAAATACTAGTACATTTCatactatatgtataaaaacagaTTGAAGAAATCTTAATCTGCAAGGTTCCTGTTCATTCCTGTTCATGGCTAATGAATATTTGGATATGTTGTATTGAAAAATGATTTGATTAAATCTGAAGCaatttcataaaagaaaataattatgggTAATTATGATCTTTAGCGTATTCACGAAACCAAATAACAAACTAAACTAATCAAATAGAATCTAAAATCTAAACTGACAACACTATCAAAATACACATTGCCAAACATAGcgattataattaattacagtACTCAATAACGGCAAATGATTTTCAATAATCCATATTTCATGGAAGCGGTAATATATTGTGTGGAATATAAGCACACATCACATTTGGCATCACAGTCAATAATCAGGCTATGGGTCATAAACACTAACTCGCGACATTGCCAAACCGAAGCTGGTACTAATCCCGTCCGTGCCAAAACTACGTAATGCATTTAAATCattgttcatcatatttgtttACGCTAATGTTATCTAGTTAATAGTTATTACTTTGTCAAAACctaccttaaaaatatttagtttttgagCATTCATGATTCGAccgatgttaaaaataattgtttgatttTACAGTTTGCAGCACCAACATCCTTCATACCTACACCTGCAGTCTACCAAAAGCCTAAACCGTTTGAACTTTCGAATTCAATTAGTAACCAAAAGACACCAGAAAATGCACCAAAACAAGAGCACCAACCAACATTCCGGCTGGATGGATACGTACAATCCGGACTCCCTAGCATACAGGGTCATCTCGGACTTCCTCAGGAGATATTCCAAACCCAGCCGTTAGGCGTTAAACAAGAACCAGAATATTTCCCGGTATTGACCAGCCAGCAGTTTGGACCCATCAAATTCCAAAGTCTTTTACCATCGCAATTCTTAGAGCAGAACAAAATATACCAGCTCCTTCCTTTCAATTCTGGCTTCGCTTCTGGCTTCGCAAACAATCAGAATGGAATCAATGAAAAGAGTTACTCTAATGTAGACAGTGAGGAACAGGCAAAATTGGCACCGACCCCAAGATCCATAGAGAACAACCCGGTACCAGTGCCTACACAGGtatgaaaatcatttttttttttttgtaataactaatatatttagaaacatgaaaaatacgaacatctgaattgagaaacaccccttttttccttttttccGAAATCGGCAAAAAATATTGATCATGTTTTTCCCTTTTATTCTGCATATATTGTtgtgtttatatatttatggatatgtTTGTAATagtctttttttgttttcagggATATCACGCTCATCCAAATGGCGCTATTAGTTTCTCAAGTTTCTCTCAAAATTTACCAGTCAATCCTCAGTACGAATCTGTACCACAATCACCACCTGGAAATTTTAACAATCAGCCATTTCCAGTAGCATTGCCACAATCACAACAATCCATTGCATACCAGCTGCAACCTCAACAACAGAAAATAATTCCACTGAAACAGATCTCTCAATACCCGCCATTATTAAGAAAAATTGTACAAGAGCTTAACAAATATCAACCACACTTCCACccagatttaattaatttcaaacctCAGGGTGACCCTAGGGCTGTAGATAGTTTTCGTCAAAACGTCTTAGTGGAACATCCTCGACAGCAACCTCATCCTCATTCTGAATCACTTGGTTTGCAGCGGCTACCTGCATTTAAACCATTACCTCAATCAGAACTGTCACCTGAAGCATATTTCCAGCACACAAGCCCATCGCCAATAGCAGCGGACCCTAaaccatttaataaaaatgaacaatccAATCAAACTCCAAGCCATGCTGTTCAACCATTAGCACCGGTGTCACCACCGCGCGAGCACACTCCCTTGCCTCCTTTGAAGCCAAATTATAACAAACACGTGAAACCACTAAAGCAGCGACGTCCCACTACATCAGAGTTCCTACCAACTACTGTACAACCACTGCCATCGTCTTCTGCATATGAACAGCCCGAACCCGACCAACTTATAGCATCGACAACTATACAACCTTATGATAAATACAATGATAATGATAACGTAGAATGGAAAGAATCAGATAGAGATTCAGATACATATAACAGAGAGTCAGATAACGAAAACGGCCCCCAACCGGATCCAATAATATCATCAACATATCAGCCTGAAGTTATGAAAGAACCTCGACCAGAGTTCTCGCAACCCTCTGGGCCGGAACCTGAAGAGCATTCCCTTTCAGTTCCGCAACCAATAAAATCAGAACCCACGCACGATGTTGTCATACAACAGCAAGAGGTACAAGAGATAATACTTGAGCCATCACCGCAACCTGAAGACCGTCAGCAGAATCAGATACGTAATCAACCAGAACAGGAGGCTGATCAGCT is a genomic window of Helicoverpa armigera isolate CAAS_96S chromosome 16, ASM3070526v1, whole genome shotgun sequence containing:
- the LOC110380997 gene encoding titin isoform X1 codes for the protein MKLPILILVLVAIGAAVAPQPTAKTPTAKSPAAKSSVGKKISNKNSNHTSKRELYEGNFGDKTVLGVKYAVLSSTPRTDYSDDLKKIITEQTSDAQQIFGVRVPQIAKISDVLSGQGASFEAAVAKHLYSPISVYQARFAAPTSFIPTPAVYQKPKPFELSNSISNQKTPENAPKQEHQPTFRLDGYVQSGLPSIQGHLGLPQEIFQTQPLGVKQEPEYFPVLTSQQFGPIKFQSLLPSQFLEQNKIYQLLPFNSGFASGFANNQNGINEKSYSNVDSEEQAKLAPTPRSIENNPVPVPTQGYHAHPNGAISFSSFSQNLPVNPQYESVPQSPPGNFNNQPFPVALPQSQQSIAYQLQPQQQKIIPLKQISQYPPLLRKIVQELNKYQPHFHPDLINFKPQGDPRAVDSFRQNVLVEHPRQQPHPHSESLGLQRLPAFKPLPQSELSPEAYFQHTSPSPIAADPKPFNKNEQSNQTPSHAVQPLAPVSPPREHTPLPPLKPNYNKHVKPLKQRRPTTSEFLPTTVQPLPSSSAYEQPEPDQLIASTTIQPYDKYNDNDNVEWKESDRDSDTYNRESDNENGPQPDPIISSTYQPEVMKEPRPEFSQPSGPEPEEHSLSVPQPIKSEPTHDVVIQQQEVQEIILEPSPQPEDRQQNQIRNQPEQEADQLQSQEHHQLLEQMQPLHYQQEIQDLQSQYHVEARQLHEVPKQYAIQQIGSQQYQIQPYAYPLQFYQLQAKPLQGPQAEPEQPQPRQQQVEQTQSPQYQQHSIEPKSDAQPSPPTTEDSEAQYDQNEQDSDDRSQDQSKRQQAAGKPIEQYLAKSGPNYRHSYGPVLSSHFPHIFAQPQRLAEADYGSQLLNLPNYPEVQYFGKFARELFGNGQH
- the LOC110380997 gene encoding titin isoform X2; amino-acid sequence: MKLPILILVLVAIGAAVAPQPTAKTPTAKSPAAKSSVGKKISNKNSNHTSKRELYEGNFGDKTVLGVKYAVLSSTPRTDYSDDLKKIITEQTSDAQIFGVRVPQIAKISDVLSGQGASFEAAVAKHLYSPISVYQARFAAPTSFIPTPAVYQKPKPFELSNSISNQKTPENAPKQEHQPTFRLDGYVQSGLPSIQGHLGLPQEIFQTQPLGVKQEPEYFPVLTSQQFGPIKFQSLLPSQFLEQNKIYQLLPFNSGFASGFANNQNGINEKSYSNVDSEEQAKLAPTPRSIENNPVPVPTQGYHAHPNGAISFSSFSQNLPVNPQYESVPQSPPGNFNNQPFPVALPQSQQSIAYQLQPQQQKIIPLKQISQYPPLLRKIVQELNKYQPHFHPDLINFKPQGDPRAVDSFRQNVLVEHPRQQPHPHSESLGLQRLPAFKPLPQSELSPEAYFQHTSPSPIAADPKPFNKNEQSNQTPSHAVQPLAPVSPPREHTPLPPLKPNYNKHVKPLKQRRPTTSEFLPTTVQPLPSSSAYEQPEPDQLIASTTIQPYDKYNDNDNVEWKESDRDSDTYNRESDNENGPQPDPIISSTYQPEVMKEPRPEFSQPSGPEPEEHSLSVPQPIKSEPTHDVVIQQQEVQEIILEPSPQPEDRQQNQIRNQPEQEADQLQSQEHHQLLEQMQPLHYQQEIQDLQSQYHVEARQLHEVPKQYAIQQIGSQQYQIQPYAYPLQFYQLQAKPLQGPQAEPEQPQPRQQQVEQTQSPQYQQHSIEPKSDAQPSPPTTEDSEAQYDQNEQDSDDRSQDQSKRQQAAGKPIEQYLAKSGPNYRHSYGPVLSSHFPHIFAQPQRLAEADYGSQLLNLPNYPEVQYFGKFARELFGNGQH
- the LOC110380997 gene encoding titin isoform X4, whose product is MKLPILILVLVAIGAAVAPQPTAKTPTAKSPAAKSSVGKKISNKNSNHTSKRELYEGNFGDKTVLGVKYVLSSTPRTDYSDDLKKIITEQTSDAQIFGVRVPQIAKISDVLSGQGASFEAAVAKHLYSPISVYQARFAAPTSFIPTPAVYQKPKPFELSNSISNQKTPENAPKQEHQPTFRLDGYVQSGLPSIQGHLGLPQEIFQTQPLGVKQEPEYFPVLTSQQFGPIKFQSLLPSQFLEQNKIYQLLPFNSGFASGFANNQNGINEKSYSNVDSEEQAKLAPTPRSIENNPVPVPTQGYHAHPNGAISFSSFSQNLPVNPQYESVPQSPPGNFNNQPFPVALPQSQQSIAYQLQPQQQKIIPLKQISQYPPLLRKIVQELNKYQPHFHPDLINFKPQGDPRAVDSFRQNVLVEHPRQQPHPHSESLGLQRLPAFKPLPQSELSPEAYFQHTSPSPIAADPKPFNKNEQSNQTPSHAVQPLAPVSPPREHTPLPPLKPNYNKHVKPLKQRRPTTSEFLPTTVQPLPSSSAYEQPEPDQLIASTTIQPYDKYNDNDNVEWKESDRDSDTYNRESDNENGPQPDPIISSTYQPEVMKEPRPEFSQPSGPEPEEHSLSVPQPIKSEPTHDVVIQQQEVQEIILEPSPQPEDRQQNQIRNQPEQEADQLQSQEHHQLLEQMQPLHYQQEIQDLQSQYHVEARQLHEVPKQYAIQQIGSQQYQIQPYAYPLQFYQLQAKPLQGPQAEPEQPQPRQQQVEQTQSPQYQQHSIEPKSDAQPSPPTTEDSEAQYDQNEQDSDDRSQDQSKRQQAAGKPIEQYLAKSGPNYRHSYGPVLSSHFPHIFAQPQRLAEADYGSQLLNLPNYPEVQYFGKFARELFGNGQH
- the LOC110380997 gene encoding titin isoform X3, with amino-acid sequence MKLPILILVLVAIGAAVAPQPTAKTPTAKSPAAKSSVGKKISNKNSNHTSKRELYEGNFGDKTVLGVKYVLSSTPRTDYSDDLKKIITEQTSDAQQIFGVRVPQIAKISDVLSGQGASFEAAVAKHLYSPISVYQARFAAPTSFIPTPAVYQKPKPFELSNSISNQKTPENAPKQEHQPTFRLDGYVQSGLPSIQGHLGLPQEIFQTQPLGVKQEPEYFPVLTSQQFGPIKFQSLLPSQFLEQNKIYQLLPFNSGFASGFANNQNGINEKSYSNVDSEEQAKLAPTPRSIENNPVPVPTQGYHAHPNGAISFSSFSQNLPVNPQYESVPQSPPGNFNNQPFPVALPQSQQSIAYQLQPQQQKIIPLKQISQYPPLLRKIVQELNKYQPHFHPDLINFKPQGDPRAVDSFRQNVLVEHPRQQPHPHSESLGLQRLPAFKPLPQSELSPEAYFQHTSPSPIAADPKPFNKNEQSNQTPSHAVQPLAPVSPPREHTPLPPLKPNYNKHVKPLKQRRPTTSEFLPTTVQPLPSSSAYEQPEPDQLIASTTIQPYDKYNDNDNVEWKESDRDSDTYNRESDNENGPQPDPIISSTYQPEVMKEPRPEFSQPSGPEPEEHSLSVPQPIKSEPTHDVVIQQQEVQEIILEPSPQPEDRQQNQIRNQPEQEADQLQSQEHHQLLEQMQPLHYQQEIQDLQSQYHVEARQLHEVPKQYAIQQIGSQQYQIQPYAYPLQFYQLQAKPLQGPQAEPEQPQPRQQQVEQTQSPQYQQHSIEPKSDAQPSPPTTEDSEAQYDQNEQDSDDRSQDQSKRQQAAGKPIEQYLAKSGPNYRHSYGPVLSSHFPHIFAQPQRLAEADYGSQLLNLPNYPEVQYFGKFARELFGNGQH